taattaacttctccatttttttaaaaacctcgctacctttatttatattttgtctgtatttataaaaagcatggtaattttgtgtaggggacaaaaaagaccgataagcctaagtcccagtCTTACACACTACTACTATCTCATCAttgaaagttaggagtttaaacgacacacaatataaagggaaggatttcatgggatatgtaagaacggtgacgatgaggaaactgcatgaggaggctgaccatcgcatagccaccgagcaattgatagttattccgctcgaggaggatattctaggggttgagcgccaagcacatctatcatgggatatgctagccgtatgggctggcctagtCCATATTGATATCCAACacgtatttgtttggatgaagtaagtttcttaataaataatttcatattctaatattctgactactagatagtgttttaaataccggaattaataccgtaataatgtaggatattgaaattgagagtgatccccgagaagaatattccatccgaTCAATACAGTTCTGTGCCCCTTtattttgtctttatttattgcggatttctcgttccaagaacgggtagattatattgctcaaagaattggcgacaaccaagaagctgatttttggcgcttataatgaaaaagggtaataaacaaattaatattacgtttcccccctacaattgcattttcataactaatatatgtacttgttaataatgatgatgtctcttgatgtaggactcattgggtgctagcagccatcatgccaacaaggaataaagttttctggttggactctttacatcatcaaccaagcgagacttttaagcgcttgattaatatgtaagtttataatactgatttatttataataacattaagtttcaatttttatttatagaaaaaagctcatttttgcccctaaaaaaatgagtttatgccttcttttttatttttaaaaaaaagggcctttgagaagaaaagagcaaacgagcgggatcaacccacgaaagattcgatgttggcccgattttattacgataacaggagtacgtgctcaaatacaataacattaagtgcaaaatctatgtttaatactaatacaatacctaaagttcaagattctaatgtgagccttctctcgtctgtttgtttttatgtaataataggcccctgcatgaccggatagcatacaatgtggatactacgcttgtcggttcatgttggagattattaggcgaagatatatcattattcgagaaaaggttagtaatttaataatgtgtttattacttttttcaattagagctaatgttgtcttgcttgtcgctatatatataccatgatgttgctaatgttgtcttgcttgctgctatatataccataatatcttctctttgttttttccgcggTATGCAATCAACTCGTCACAACAGTTGAGcggtactcaagtatagatatagacgagatAAGAGACATGTgaggcaactacgtcttagaatatagaaatgcatgatactccgagtttagatcaacttattagtaaattttttgttgaagttagggaatgattagttcatgtaaattcaactccttgtaagtatatatatatatatatatatatatatatatatatatatatatatatatatatatatatatatatatatatatatatgatctttctttgttgtggttgaattgaatctattgagttacgatgaacccaaatttgtgatttatctttgtctttggtatatggtgccGATATATGcgggtttttgaatggcatgaaacaaatttaatttttcaaaacattaggagttaaGTAATAAAAgcggttactaaaaaaaccgttgtgaagacctttcacaacggttaataaaaaaagcaccgttgtgaatgactttcacaaatacccgcgcataatattcaacaacaggttttaaacgaagaaccgttgttaaaagtcttcacattttgaaggtaaagttacaacaacggtttgcTTCAACTAAGAAttgttgttactaacaatttcaacaacgggtatgtagcataaacccgttgtcaaaagacttcacaattttggagggaaagttacaacaacggttatacatacgacaaccgttgttatattattccctccaaatttttgaaacactttccacaacggagaacacccaacaacaacggcttttaaccgtggtgaatactttagacaacggtttcattaaataaccaaaccgttgtaaataccttctacaacggccgctttaacaacgtccgctttttgtttttacaacggtttttacccgttgttatagcctgtatctgtagtagtgaattacaataagatacgttaaattactcacaaaatcatttgttcaattttaaggaattaattaacttgtatcgtcatacaattaattaattggtcaattaagaatgtttccctagaggtatgaccttaagggatcaactgatcaccatcgtcacacaacagtaatgtcaaactctagtcagccaatcattaccgattaatgtggatcagttgacaataaaatattacattcccttatgtattcttaatatgagatttaaacatgtgatcgcattattgtcgatgacacatactccaacacttaggtggggattggctgcggtccccccattggcggcgaggattacctgttgcgatgggtaatctggcagggctatacactttggtgtgtagtcgggtACTATGTGAGATCAGGagtttggaggtggatgatgatcagctggttgccttTTTGTACTTGTCTAATTTTGATTATACAAGAACTGAccatgttgttgttttgtaaaatttgtggtgatccattcggagatggtgagcagattgtgacaggtgatgatgttcaCTAGCTATGGGGCCGtcgtggggagtcatcactcgagtcgaGCTTCCGCTGTCAAGAGATATAGTATTCAGTCTTAGTTGTTGAACTTTCGTAATagtactttggttttggttttggatcatgtaaactttaattaattatactttaataattgtgttttggattggtaactttgatatactaacctcgggcaaccgagatggtaacagtctctcatgatagggtggtcttggtaaggcaccttggtatgtagGGGTGTCACATGCTATATACCATGGAACAAACCTAACTACAACCACTCTGCATATGAACTACTGACAGATGCACGACCTGTAACTCCTTACTAATCACATTCACATTGAACATAGCTGCATCCCACATAACCCATATCCTACCTCCATCCTTGATATCATTATTCACTTCATACTTCTAATTAATACCTAATCCAGTCTACACTATTACAATTCTTTGTCTTAACTCTAGTCACAACAAGACAAAAAAAACCTACATTATTCAAATGCAAGAGACATCTAACAACCCCTTGCTTATTCCATTTATTAATGCCTCTAACATTCAAAAAACCAATACTAACCATGAGAATGTAGTGCAGTCTTACCCTTGCCAATGCTATTCAGCAGATTTCTCCTTATGGAATAATTAAGAACATCCATAAATGAAGGGTCACTCTGAACAGCACCATCACCTTTCCTAGCAAACTTGTGCGTGAATCTAGCTGGAGATACAGAATTAAGCATGGTCCCCTGATAAGGCATGGGAGTGACTACAGCAGTGGGGTTCAACACTGTTAATGTACCAGTATCAAACTCCTCCTGAGCAAGCTGTACCGGAGGTTTACCTACTATAGGAACCACTTGCTTAGGCCTCCACACTTACTTGACAGGTTTAGGAATTGTAGTTGTTTTTTTTACAGCTATTAGTCTCATGCCCTATACCCTTACATACCATTAAGAGTAGCACATACCACAGGTTTCCACTCATAATGAATCAATTAAGTCTGTAAAACACCATtctcatcaaggaattccacataaTCAGGGAGAGATTGGCCCACCCTCACCTCCACCATGAACCTAGCCTACTCCAGGAACTCCTCCTGAGTAGCTCTGTCACATCTGATAGGTGTGCCAACCAAGTCAGAAATCTTTGGTAATGCTAGCCCCAAAACTTAAAATTCAAATGATACATTCGGATCCAAATTGACACAAATTCAGGTTTAACTTTCTCAAGCTTTGCATCTAGCACCCAATCCTTAACAATAAACGGTTTATTGTCAAAGAAATACGATCCGGATTGCAGCGCCTTAAGCTTATCCTCTTCATTCTTAAATCGAATCAAACAAACACCATTCTGTTGAAAAGCAATCTTATCTATAGCCAAATTCTCCCATATCCGACCAAGAAACCCCCCCACCCCAACAAAACAAAAATGGGCGGATTAGCTCCTAGAACATAACAAAAAATGGACGTAGACCAAAATTCCAGCTCGTCTTTAACATCATCTACAAAGAGCTTCAGTATCAGAGCCTTACCAGCTGGATAATTAGTTAAGCGGTTGCGACGACGCCCAACCTCCTGCCATTCCTCGTCATCTACAGACTGATCCTCCACAATCACATTTAGTTCCTTAGCAAGATTAAAGGCACGTAGTTCCGTTGCCTTTGAGCTCTCAACCTCACTAACGTTCACAACAATTTCACTCAATTCTATACTATTAGACGTAATACTATTATTTtggctttattattattattattattattattattattattattattattattattattatgaattgatgaattattattattcCTATCTTGATGGGAGTGTTACTAGGTGACGTCTTCTTCTTACTTCTTGCCATTGCAGAAGATCGAAGAAAACATTAAAATCGTTAGAGAAAATCttgtgatttaaaaaaaaaattatattaataacttgtatatttaaatattttagtttttatcataaaatgtcgTGTTGttaaactaaaattaaaatataaattaaatgTTAATTTTGGGGGTTTCTCTCCTTTTGAGCTTTAGTCTTTTATCTTTATGGGACGGTCACCCATAGGAAAGTTCTTTGTAAAAGTAGTTATACCCTATCACAAATTATTTTATAAGACCTATATTTAGGTAAGACTAACCCAATAGCATAAAGCCAACAAAATTACTtaataaaaatatgaaataatattttttttattttaataacctaatattaattaataacttacatatttaaatatgttagttttcattATAAAGTATaattttatcaaaataaaatcaaaaagTTAATATATTAATGTTTTTGCTTGGGCTTTTCTCTTATTGGGTCAGTTTTATGCAATATAGGAAAATTGCTGCCTATATTATAGTTGTTGGGTTAAATTAATTCAAATATATATCAATTCTTGAACTGATTTTTTTTCATCCGAATCATCAAGTAATCTTACATCAGGTGCTCTTCAACCGACTTCAATTGAGGCCCATAAGAGAATCATTGAAAAATCGTTGAGTTTAGGATTTAAGATGTGTGCAAATTTTTTGAACACAAAATAATGACAAGGAGGTGAAGAAAATTGCTTGTGTACTAGATGCCAATTTGTAATTTCAATTTGTAAAATAATCTCAACTTTCTAATTATATATGCCTTTCATTGTGATAATTTTCTACGATGACAATTAGGCTTGACAATTCATATCGAGTATTTTTCAATGGTAGAATGATTAGTTATTCAAATTACACTAAATATTAACCCGAATTCCCAAATCTGATTAATAAATCGAAAACAAATCGGGTCAGGTCGAGTTTGCTCAGGTCAGATAATAATTAACATAACTTAGAAGGTCAATATGATTCACTTAGACATGGATGATGAGGGGGATGGATCATGCATATGTCCAATACCATGAAGATCACCTCGACCACTACTAGAAGATCCATGAATTGGGCCTCCATCAAGTGTTGATCCAAACTGACGTAGGTCAATTGGGCCACGTTGATGTTCTTGTTGTTGCTGCATGAACCATGATGGTTGTACCATTGGGTCAAAAAGAGAGGAAAGGTCATAGGTGGCTGGCACGGTGGTAGCCGATGGAAGGTCTGAGATTGATAGTTGTGGCGGCATCATCATTGGTTGTGGTGGCAATGGTGGTGGCGTAGGAACTTCCAAGGTTGCTAGGTGTGCTTGTAAGTAGGAGAGCTCCGTTTGTAAATTGACAACCTATTTCAAAAAATTGTATAGTAAAACACATAGTTTTTAAAAcgaaactcgaaaactttattgtaaaactcaaaaactttattataaaactcaaaaattataCAACCAGTTATACTACAATTGATTGCATAATCTATGAATTGTGCCCACACTGGTGGCCCTTTCATTTCGCGCGCCACGACCACCGCATATACAAGCATTCACATTGTTTAATACGGAGTACTACTGAATAATAATCCAATACTTGTTATAAATTTCTTAGTTATTGATCAAGAAGCACATACAACATACTCTttcctattcacaataaacttccctatttccttttccgtctatttacaataacttccctatttccttttttggtaagtgtttgtgtggtccaaatttaattgtatggtgggtagtgtatttgtgtggtctaaatttaattatatggtggggtagtgtgtttccttaatatttgtgctaaaatgaaatgggaggtttattgtgaatagaagggagtataaAGTTTAGTCATGCGGAACATGTAAATTTCCAAGTTTTTATTCTATTTCATGAAAAAAAAATACACGAAATTTATGATACATGCATGCTCCCTGCAATAAATTTCTAGTCGTAAAAAACTACTTCCTCTCTCCCGgttatttattgtctttttttattttgaggtgtttcagtcaattgttgtcttttctattttaagaattactccctccgtcctggtcaattgttgtcctttggtttgacacaaagaccaaggaaagaggagaaggccaataaccaaatgacaagtggaacaaagtgaatgagaatgatcaaattactcatcaagttcattcttaaaatagaaaggataacaaatgactgagacaccccaaaatggaaagggtgttgattttcgcagtacgtaTTTTACTCGTCTTAGCACACTTATGACCAATCTACCCCTCTCATTTCCACCTTCAATCTACTACatccaaaaaaaaagaagaaaaaaaagaaacaacAAATCCCATTGACTGATGTACTACGCCACACACCCCCACCACCAAAAGTCCAACCACCGTCCACCACTAGACACCCCTGACCCCACCGTCAAACTCCCACCCGGTCGGCCATCACGTCAAGCCATCATCCGCCTTCCCTCGTCATACGAAACTGCCCCCTCCGTCGAACTCTCGACCCCCTTTTTCACTAACTCACCATACACCATACACCATACACCCTACAACCACCCTACGACGCCACCTTACGACCACCCTGTGACGCCACCGCCCTCCCTCTGCCCTCCTCTACCAAAGTCGCCATACTATCACCACCAAACAACCAATAGACATACAATGGAGTAATTGTTTTTGGTAAAGATAAACCCtacattgaaaaaaaaaatccaaaaaaataaaagatttaacATAAATTTGATCTGTAATCATGTAATTAACAGATTAAATTTgataaatgaccgggacagagggagtatatactgagtaatttgatcattcacactcaatttgattTACTTGTTATTTAGTAATTGGTCACCTCCGCTTTTTTAGGTCTTCATGCCAAAATCAAAGAACAACAATTGATCGAGACAAAGAAAGTATTTTATTCATAAATATCATGATTCATGATTTCATGGACATGTCTTGACATGATAATGTGGTAGTAGATACATAAAAACCATACATATACGTAAAAAAGGGAGCAAAAAACCATGTGAAAAGGAACAACATTCAACCAATTTATTTCAAACATTTCATGCCAAATACTATATACTAAATTGATTTGTATGAAATCTATGTAACTACTTACCTTAACGCATACTCAACAACACCAATTAAATACAGATTGAGTTTTCTGTTACAACAAGTCAATTTGACTGATTTATGCATATACGTTTTAAGTTCTCTTCTAGGAATCAAAAGTACAACGAGGTATGTTCATCAAGTACATGCAAAATAAAATAAGGGACAAGGACCAACTATACAAAATAGTTATTTACAATATTTAAAATATTACATGAACGATTACTTTTTCGAATTATTCATTATTCTTTAATTCAGTACAACTCACCTTCATTCGAAATATTAATTTATATTTAAAATTATAAGAGACGACAATGTTTTACTCTTTTTATGAAATCGAACAATGTTAGTTTatctaaatattttttttttagcgTTTTAACCTCCTCGAGGACTTTACCAATTATGTACACAACTTACTCGAATATAGTGACAAATTTCTAACATAAAATGTTACTCCATATATGCGTACAATGCAACACAGTATACAGGGGTGTCTAAGACCCAGTGCAACCACGGGCGGAGGAACCTGACCTCCGATTTTGAACAACGAATTTATAAGCTTCATTTATGAAATTCGGTACAAATATTAAAGTATAGTACACTTGTACTTTatatttggggcctcatttttTTGCGGCGCACCGGGCCTCCATTTGTTTCAAGACGCCCCTGACAGTATACGAATATATAATAATCTTATTTAAATTTATGCACATTATTTCAACTTAGGCCGAtaacttttatatttatatatatatatacaacgaTCTTATTACTTGTAGATGAGACTAAATCGTACTCTATATATATAACTAAAGTGCCAAAAGAAGAATTAGAACAGAAAGAGACCAGTTCCTTAATAGCTGCTAAATTTACGTAGCACAAAAAATTTGGATAACCAACCTTTAACACCACATCACCAGACAAATATTACAAATGCTAGCTGCAGTTTTCGATCTTCCAACCAAGTACTTTAAACTATTTTTCATTGTTTATTGGCAATCCAAATGTACCCTCAATTTCAGTAACATTTCCACAATCATTATATTTTCTCATCTTTTAATTCTTCCCCCTAGGCAGTAATTTGATGGTTTGAGTTCACAACATAGGAACATTCTAAAAATCTTTTTAAAAATATACAAATTCCTTTTTAAGACGGACATATCCCTTTTAAAATTAAAATACGTCAGATGTATATTATTTGATTAGACAATTTGTCTAGACGATAAAAAAGTTTATCCCTATCTGCAATGTAGTATTTCAATACGTCTTAAGTGGTAAAACAGATAATTCCGTTTTAAGAAAGACCAACTGTTTTATGAATATGTCACATGACCGATACAATATTACGAATGGGAGATTCGAATAAATGACCTATCAAGACTTTCGTCTCAGCCAGTGTGTGCACTGCGTGTGTATAAGAGATTCGGTATTATAAATTAAAGGTACAAAATTAATTTTCCTATTTATAGAAAAACTTAATTTAATGAGTTGAAATACCATATTTTTGAACAAAAAATTGATTATAGATCACTATAATTGTGTAAAATAGGGGGTGTAAGTGGTCATTGTATTGGTCAATTACTTCCCTTTCCTTTAATTGTCGATATTAACTAGTGCTCAAGTATCATTCATGCAACATTAACTTCAAATTAAAGTGTTATTTGGAAGATAATAATAATTGGTAATATAATTAGCTATATTTGTTTTGAGCACCCAAATGATCGAATATCAAGATTTATATCATATAAGTAATTGCTAATTATATACAACGGCTTTTTGTAGACAATGGTTTAAGAGATAATTAACATGAATTTGATAAGATGCATATATGtgcaattaaattaaatatataatactccgtatgtGTTGCTAAGTAGAACAGTGTTGATCTATCGAATGTCAAAAAAATCTTGTTAAAATTGGAGAAAAActaaaattaaatcttatttttcGGTAATAGGACTTGAACTTATTGTTCGACGATAATATATATCTTTAAATCAACCATTTATCAAGATAAAGTATTTGATTAGACGCATACAGCATAGACAAATAGAATTTGATAGAATTATATGCGTACAACGATCTTATACCATATAACATTATTttggaaaaggaaaaaaaaagagagaaattcTAAATTTAGTCACCCTTATTAATCCAAAATTGCACATATAATTTGTTACCCTAAATTCCCTCACATTTTTAATTACAAGAATAAAATAGAGTGATTATAAAAAATTAATCACTGAAACTAATTGGTTTATCAATAGATTAAGACACACTTTTTAATCAAGTTTTTGTGATCTTAACACAAGATTAGAATGGAAAAAGTATTAAGTTGTCGTTGTCTTTATGAACACTTGAATTAAGTTCAATGAATCTGATTAATTAATAAAAATAGAAAGAATCGACACCAATATAACTTCAACAAAATCAGATTTCTGCTAACTTAGTCGGAAAATTCATTAGAACACGATATGAATTCAAATTCCGTGCTTATTAAAATTCTCTTGCGACTCTCTTTACACCAATTcaatattaaaacaacaaaacaGAAATCACAGTTCAAAAATCAAACAACACACACAATCACACATACATACAAATATACAATGATACAAACATGCATACACCCATACCTGTTGCTGAAGAGCAAAGATATGAGCAACACACCCATAAACCGGATCACGAAGGCGGGCTTGAGCCTCATAACAAATAGTCACAACCGCATCAAGCCGCTTATGGGTCGGTATATGTAGCAGAAGCTTAGATACATTACTTGCACCAAACACCTTATGTACCGCCGCAAAATGAGCCGCACCTTGTTCCGAATCAAAGTAAGGTGCAAATATACACCCGTTCACACACTTCCTACGTAAAAACTTGCATGCTCCACATGGcccacctccaccaccaccacctccaccgcTACCACTTCCGCCACCGCCACAACTACTACTAGGGTTTGCACAACTCATTTGatcaaattttaatttttttatttttttgtttgggaattgAAGCTAATTATTAATTTTAGAGGGGTAAGACATGTTTTTTAGGGATGGTATGTATGTATATAAAGGTTGGTGAGGGTTTTATTATTGGGTTTGTTTTTAGTTTTAAAGGGGTAGGAAATTTAATGCTtagggagaagaagaagtgggAGAAAAAAACTTTAAAGGCACGCGAGAGAGCAAAGTATATAGACACATTATTTTTAGTTACATTAAGATGGATGCTTGCGTGAAGCAAAACATGTGATAAGCCCTAGCTTAAGTTTAGTTGTTAGCTTAATTAAGCTAAATAATGCACCActtaaattaattatttacacCTTCCGTCGCGATGACttgtttatctttttattttgggAAAGTTAATTTAGTCTACTTTTTATTTATAATTGGTCTCCTTccctatttatttaatttgtgtcaaaattaaagataaataaatgactgAATTAAACAAGGGAGTACTTTTCATTGTATTTAATTTGCTCTCTATTTGTGATTTGTCTATGTCTTTTTCATGCAATTAACTCCCCCTTTTTCATTTTATGTGTGTGTTCTTCTCGTGATGTGAATATCTCAATCACACTTATTGTTATAGTATAGTATAGTTGTTGCTTTTTATGTATgcataaaaattaaatattaaatataatggGGGTTCATAGTTACGTCTAGTGGGATTAGCTAGGTAGTTATAATGaagtttatttaatttaaaacCTTATATCATATGGAGTACAATTATttcataaaaaagaaaaaaaaaagatcaatGAACTAAATAATCAATATAGGACGCTCTTTTTTATTTGAATGTTACGCGTAGTTTAATCATATATtatctctatatatatatctAGTATTCACCAAATAGTAGTTGAACAAAAATAGTTACGGAGTACTTTAATTAGTTCAAATATATATCACCCATTTAACTTTACCCTTAAATGTCAAAGTTTGTTGATTAACTGGTAAAAGATTCGATTTCTAACTCTAACGAATGCATAAAGCATATCGTGCAAATTATTGTGTATGTACATACCCCGTAAAGAATCGTCCAAACTCTTAGTTATCGTTTACAATAAGGGATACTCTTAATCATCACGAAATTTACTACAAATTCCGCAACTTATTAAATTAGATTTTCAATATAATCAGTTTGGAAATATTTTTTTTGTCTGGAATGAGGCGCAAAGTCAGTACAATATAAGAAGAGGGGGACTTATTATTACGGTAATCATTAGATTAAAATCTCTTCGATAATGGATATGGAAATATGACGATATGTTGGGACAGTTACACGTACAAGTACGTACTGTGCTCCCCTTTCTTGTTTTCCTTTGAACGGATTTTCAATAGGAAAAATAAGGAAGGTAGATGAGGAGAAGGTGAAACGTGTCTTTAAGGGGTGTCTTTAACTATTTAGAAATTGTCCTCCCTCCCTTAGCTGCGTGTTTTAAGCTGCGTAGAGGGTAAAAGAAGCAATGCCATCTATCTTTGTTGAAAAGGACTCATCTTTCACTTGTTTTAGGTGATCGATCGATATGCATTTAcaagataatgataatgataatgatccACACTCATTTGGTTAATTGTTTCCCATAATAGTAAACCTTCTTTCTAATAATAGATAAATGAAAATACACCCACCAaaatttttttaaacaaaaaattttAATTGTCAATTTTAGTTGATTGTTAATCGTACGTCCAACTCATTTGATTTGAGTTTTTATAGAATAAATGGATTGGTATTTCATTCAAGTGATGTCATAAATCCGAAGATATAATGTCGGTTATGATTTCATCATGTATAGTTTAAATCCA
This sequence is a window from Silene latifolia isolate original U9 population chromosome 8, ASM4854445v1, whole genome shotgun sequence. Protein-coding genes within it:
- the LOC141594302 gene encoding LOB domain-containing protein 30-like, which produces MSCANPSSSCGGGGSGSGGGGGGGGGPCGACKFLRRKCVNGCIFAPYFDSEQGAAHFAAVHKVFGASNVSKLLLHIPTHKRLDAVVTICYEAQARLRDPVYGCVAHIFALQQQVVNLQTELSYLQAHLATLEVPTPPPLPPQPMMMPPQLSISDLPSATTVPATYDLSSLFDPMVQPSWFMQQQQEHQRGPIDLRQFGSTLDGGPIHGSSSSGRGDLHGIGHMHDPSPSSSMSK